A single window of Phyllostomus discolor isolate MPI-MPIP mPhyDis1 chromosome 13, mPhyDis1.pri.v3, whole genome shotgun sequence DNA harbors:
- the TRAPPC5 gene encoding trafficking protein particle complex subunit 5, with protein MEARFTRGKSALLERALARPRTEVSLSAFALLFSELVQHCQSRVFSVAELQARLAALGRQVGARVLDALVAREKGARRETKVLGALLFVKGVVWKALFGKEADKLEQANDDARTFYIIEREPLINTYISVPKENSTLNCASFTAGIVEAVLTHSGFPAKVTAHWHKGTTLMIKFEEAVISRDRALEGR; from the coding sequence ATGGAGGCGCGCTTTACGCGCGGGAAGTCGGCGCTGCTGGAGCGTGCGCTGGCACGGCCACGCACCGAGGTGAGCCTGAGTGCCTTCGCGCTGCTCTTCTCGGAACTGGTGCAGCACTGCCAGAGCCGTGTCTTCTCCGTGGCTGAGCTGCAGGCGCGCCTGGCTGCGCTGGGCCGCCAGGTGGGTGCGCGTGTTCTAGATGCGCTGGTGGCTCGCGAAAAGGGTGCCCGGCGTGAGACCAAGGTGCTGGGCGCCCTGCTCTTCGTCAAGGGCGTGGTGTGGAAGGCACTTTTCGGCAAGGAGGCCGACAAGCTGGAGCAGGCCAACGATGACGCCCGCACCTTCTACATCATCGAGCGGGAACCGCTCATCAATACCTACATCTCTGTGCCCAAGGAAAACAGCACGCTCAACTGTGCTAGCTTTACTGCGGGCATCGTGGAGGCCGTGCTCACACACAGTGGCTTCCCCGCCAAGGTCACAGCACACTGGCACAAGGGCACCACACTCATGATCAAATTCGAGGAGGCCGTCATCAGTCGAGACCGGGCCCTTGAGGGCCGCTGA
- the FCER2 gene encoding low affinity immunoglobulin epsilon Fc receptor isoform X2, which yields MEESPYSDVLDLHRQRRRCCRPGVLTALLGLVTTALWAGLLTLLLLWRWDTVQDLKQLEDTAALNISQVSKDLERHKGDQMAQRSQEAQALRTVEEIQAEQRRMKTQDSELFRDLDGLREDLTNLKSQGLNERRAALTSLERLQEEVSKLWVELRVSNGSMCNTCPEEWVSFQRKCYYFGEGAKRWIQARFACSKLHGRLVSIHNQEEQDFLAKYVNKKGSWIGLRDLDIEGEFVWMDGSPLEYSNWRPGEPNNGGEGEDCVMMLGLGQWNDAFCNSYLEGWMCDRLATC from the exons ATGGAAGAAAGCCCCTATTCAG ACGTCCTGGATCTGCACAGACAGCGGCGGCGGTGCTGCCGGCCGGGGGTGCTGACTGCACTGCTGGGGCTGGTGACGACTGCACTGTGGGCCGGGCTGCTGACTCTGCTTCTCCTGTGGC gCTGGGACACTGTACAGGATCTGAAACAGCTGGAAGACACTGCAGCCCTGAACA tcTCTCAGGTTTCCAAGGACTTGGAAAGACATAAGGGTGACCAGATGGCCCAGAGATCCCAGG AGGCTCAGGCGCTGCGGACGGTGGAGGAAATCCAAGCAGAACAGAGGAGAATGAAAACCCAGG ACTCTGAACTGTTCCGGGACCTGGATGGACTCCGAGAGGATCTGACCAACCTCAAGTCCCAGG GCTTGAACGAGAGACGTGCAGCTTTGACCTCACTGGAAAGGCTCCAGGAGGAGGTGTCCAAGCTGTGGGTGGAGCTTCGCGTGTCCAACG gctCCATGTGTAACACGTGCCCTGAGGAGTGGGTCAGTTTCCAACGGAAGTGCTACTACTTCGGGGAGGGTGCCAAGAGGTGGATCCAGGCACGGTTCGCCTGCAGCAAACTCCACGGGCGGCTGGTCAGCATCCACAACCAGGAGGAGCAG GACTTCCTGGCCAAATATGTCAACAAGAAGGGCTCCTGGATCGGCCTTCGAGATCTGGACATAGAGGGGGAATTTGTCTGGATGGACGGGAGCCCCCTGGAGTATAG CAACTGGCGGCCAGGGGAGCCCAACAACGGGGGCGAGGGCGAGGACTGCGTGATGATGTTGGGCCTCGGTCAGTGGAACGACGCCTTTTGCAACAGTTATCTGGAGGGCTGGATGTGTGACCGGTTGGCCACGTGCTGA
- the FCER2 gene encoding low affinity immunoglobulin epsilon Fc receptor isoform X1, giving the protein MEESPYSDVLDLHRQRRRCCRPGVLTALLGLVTTALWAGLLTLLLLWRWDTVQDLKQLEDTAALNISQVSKDLERHKGDQMAQRSQEAQALRTVEEIQAEQRRMKTQDSELFRDLDGLREDLTNLKSQGLNERRAALTSLERLQEEVSKLWVELRVSNARTPKVTPGEMLPPTLLTVPLVPTMMSTTGPTTAPATVPARVSTTAPATAPALVSATAVLLSLSSTPGSMCNTCPEEWVSFQRKCYYFGEGAKRWIQARFACSKLHGRLVSIHNQEEQDFLAKYVNKKGSWIGLRDLDIEGEFVWMDGSPLEYSNWRPGEPNNGGEGEDCVMMLGLGQWNDAFCNSYLEGWMCDRLATC; this is encoded by the exons ATGGAAGAAAGCCCCTATTCAG ACGTCCTGGATCTGCACAGACAGCGGCGGCGGTGCTGCCGGCCGGGGGTGCTGACTGCACTGCTGGGGCTGGTGACGACTGCACTGTGGGCCGGGCTGCTGACTCTGCTTCTCCTGTGGC gCTGGGACACTGTACAGGATCTGAAACAGCTGGAAGACACTGCAGCCCTGAACA tcTCTCAGGTTTCCAAGGACTTGGAAAGACATAAGGGTGACCAGATGGCCCAGAGATCCCAGG AGGCTCAGGCGCTGCGGACGGTGGAGGAAATCCAAGCAGAACAGAGGAGAATGAAAACCCAGG ACTCTGAACTGTTCCGGGACCTGGATGGACTCCGAGAGGATCTGACCAACCTCAAGTCCCAGG GCTTGAACGAGAGACGTGCAGCTTTGACCTCACTGGAAAGGCTCCAGGAGGAGGTGTCCAAGCTGTGGGTGGAGCTTCGCGTGTCCAACG CCCGGACCCCAAAAGTGACTCCAGGAGAGATGCTGCCACCCACTCTGCTCACTGTACCCTTGGTGCCCACCATGATGTCCACCACTGGGCCCACCACAGCACCAGCCACAGTGCCCGCCCGGGTGTCCACCACAGCCCCAGCCACGGCGCCTGCTCTGGTGTCCGCCACAGCTGTCCTCCTGagcctctcctccaccccaggctCCATGTGTAACACGTGCCCTGAGGAGTGGGTCAGTTTCCAACGGAAGTGCTACTACTTCGGGGAGGGTGCCAAGAGGTGGATCCAGGCACGGTTCGCCTGCAGCAAACTCCACGGGCGGCTGGTCAGCATCCACAACCAGGAGGAGCAG GACTTCCTGGCCAAATATGTCAACAAGAAGGGCTCCTGGATCGGCCTTCGAGATCTGGACATAGAGGGGGAATTTGTCTGGATGGACGGGAGCCCCCTGGAGTATAG CAACTGGCGGCCAGGGGAGCCCAACAACGGGGGCGAGGGCGAGGACTGCGTGATGATGTTGGGCCTCGGTCAGTGGAACGACGCCTTTTGCAACAGTTATCTGGAGGGCTGGATGTGTGACCGGTTGGCCACGTGCTGA